Below is a genomic region from Pseudarthrobacter sulfonivorans.
AGGGCCCTGTCCGCCTCGATCAGCGTTCCGCCGGTGGCCAGGGTGCGGAGTTCCTGGACCTTCACGCCCTGTGACTTGGCTGCTTTGCCCCAGGCATTGGCGCGGCCGTTCGGGGTGGCGTTCGCCGTGGTCTCCTTGAATTCGACGATGAACTTCGTGTAGGACTCTCCGGCGGCCACGTCGTGCACCGCAGTACCTTGGACAGCGGCCGGCCCGGCTGCCGTGCCGTCACCGTCTTCGGGGGTGGCGAAAACCGGCGAACTGGCGAAGGCCAGGGTGCCGACTGCTGCGGCGAGCGACAGGGCCAGGATGCGGTGGCGCCTGATTGATGAACGTCCCATAGGGGCTTCTTTCTCGGAACGGGCACAGGTGTGGCCCGTATGAAGGGGAGTGAGGGTGGTCACGTGGTGGATCAGGTGGTAACCGAGAGTAAACATAAAGGTATTTTCAAAACTTGTAAATGGTTGACAAAACATGTCAATAAAGTGTGGACTATCAGTTTCAGGATGAACCCAAGAGGAGGCGCCCCACCGCATCCCGCGTGGTCAAGTAAAGTGGTCACGTGACTTACGAGATCGAGATTGGCCGTGGCAAGCGTGGGCGTCGTGCCTACTCCCTGGATGACATTGCGATTGTCCCTAACCGTCGTACCCGCGACCCCAAGGACGTGTCGGTCTCCTGGCAGATCGATGCCTACAAGTTCGACATGCCCGTGATTGCAGCCCCGATGGATTCGGCCATGTCCCCGGAGACGGCCATCGCCTTGGGCCGGCTGGGCGGGCTCGGCGTGCTGGACCTTGAGGGCCTCTGGACCCGCTACGAGGACCCGCAGCCCATCCTTGACGAGATCGGCGCCCTCCAGGATGAGGTCAACAGCCCCGCCGTGACCGGCCGTATGCAGGAGCTGTACCGCGCTCCCATCCAGCCGGAACTGATCACGTCCCGCCTGGCGGAGATCCGCGCCGCCGGCGTGACGGTGGCCGGCTCGCTGACCCCGCAGCGCACCCAGGAACACTACAAGACCGTGGTGGCTGCCGGCGTCGACATCTTTGTGATCCGCGGGACCACCGTGTCAGCCGAGCACGTCTCGAAAGACCACGAACCCCTGAACCTCAAGCAGTTCATCTACGAACTGGACGTCCCCGTGATTGTGGGCGGCGCGGCCGGCTACACGCCCGCCCTGCACCTGATGCGCACCGGAGCCGCCGGCGTCCTGGTCGGCTTCGGCGGCGGAGCCACCGCCACCACGCGGCGCGCCCTGGGGATCCACTCGCCCATGGCCTCCGCCATCTCCGACGTCGCGGCCGCCCGCCGTGACTACATGGATGAATCCGGCGGACGGTACGTCCATGTAATTGCCGACGGCGGCATGGGCACCTCGGGTGACATCGTCAAGGCAATTGCCATGGGCGCCGACGCCGTGATGCTGGGCAGCGCCCTCGCCCGGGCCGAAGAGGCACCCGGCAAGGGCTGGCACTGGGGCCAGGAGGCCCACCACCTCGAACTGCCCCGCGGAGACCGCGCCAACGTCGGCACCGTCGGACCGCTCGAAGAGGTGCTCTTCGGGCCCGGCCACCACACCAACGGCACATCCAACCTGATCGGTGCACTCCGCCGTTCGATGGCGACCACCGGCTATTCGGACCTGAAGGAATTCCAGCGCGTCGACGTCGTAGTTTCTCCGTACTCGGGCAACTGACAGTCTCTTACGGACAGGGGCCGGCGGCCCCTGACGGATGCCTCCCGCTGAACCCGCCCTGCCCAACTGTGCGGCAAGGAAGTAGTGTGGTTTTACTACCGGCAGCAGCGGCAAGGGAGGCGTTCAGTGAACACTGTTCCAAACGAAGGCGGGGTCCTTGGTCCCGCGGCCAGGGAAGCATCGATTGCCAGGCTCAGGGCCACCTCGGAACCCGGCAACGAACTGGACATCCTGATCGTCGGCGGCGGCATCGTGGGCGCCGGCGCGGCGCTGGATGCCGTGACCCGCGGCCTCAGTGTGGGGATCGTGGAGGCCAGCGACTGGGCGGCCGGCACGTCGTCACGGTCATCCAAGCTGATCCACGGCGGCCTGCGCTACCTGGAGATGCTGGATTTTGGGCTGGTTAAGGAAGCGCTGCACGAACGTGGCCTGATTCTTTCGGTCCTGGCCCCGCACCTGGCCCGGCCTGTGCCGTTCCTGTATCCGCTGACCAAACCGTTTCTGGAGCGGCCCTATGTGGGCGCCGGGATCGCCCTCTACGACGCCATGTCCATTACCGGCGGGCACAGCCGCGGCGTTCCGTTCCACAAACACCTCACCAGGCGGGGCACCCTCAGGGCCGCCCCCAGCCTGAAAAAAGACGCCTTTGTGGGCTCCATCCGCTATTACGACGGCCAAGTGGATGACGCCAAGTACGTGGCAAACCTCGTCCGCACGGGAGTGCACTACGGCGCGCATGCGGTGAACCAGATGGCGGTGGTGGATTTCCTGCGTGAAGGCGAGCGCGTGGTGGGTGCCAAAGTGGTCAATCACGAAGACGGTTCGCAATTCAAGATCAAAGCCAAACAGGTCATCAACGCCACCGGGGTGTGGACCGATGAAACCCAGGCCATGGTCACCGACCGCGGGCAGCTGAAGGTCCGGGCGTCCAAGGGCATCCACCTCGTTGTGCCCCGCGACCGGTTCCAGTCCACGGTGGGGCTGATCCTCCGCACCGAAAAGTCCGTGCTGTTCGTCATTCCGTGGGGCCGGCACTGGATCATCGGCACCACGGATACTGACTGGAACCTCGACAAGGCCCACCCGGCGGCCTCCAGCAAGGACATCGACTACATCCTCGAGCACGTCAACCGGGTCCTGAAACGCCCGCTGACCAGGGAGGACGTTGAAGGCGTCTACGCCGGACTGCGCCCGCTCCTGGCAGGGGAGAACGATTCCACGGCGAAACTGTCCCGTGAACACATCGTGGCCCACCCCGTACCGGGCCTGGTAGTGGTGGCAGGCGGCAAATGGACCACCTACCGGGTTATGGCCAAGGACGCCGTGGACGAGGCCACCCGCACCATGGATGAGCGGGTCCCGGCGAGCTGCACCGAAACCATCCCGCTGCTGGGCGCCAGTGGCTTCAAGGCGGCCTGGAACCGCCGGAGCCGGACCGCTGAAGAGTCCGGCGTGCACGTGGCCCGGGTAGAGCACCTGCTCAACCGTTACGGGTCCATGACTCCGGAGGTGCTGGACATCATCGCCCGGAATCCTGAATTGGCGGAGCCGTTGCCCGGTGCTGACGACTACCTGCAGGCCGAAGCCGTCTACGCCGCAACCCACGAGGGTGCCCGGCATGTCCATGACGTGCTGACCCGGCGGACCCGTATCTCCATCGAGGCCTGGGACCGTGGCGTGTCGGCGGTGCCGGTTGTCGCTAAACTGATGGGCGAAGTCCTTGGCTGGAGCGATGTTCAGCGTGAAAGCGAAATAAAGCACTACATAGCACGCGTTGAAGCTGAACGGCTGAGCCAGCAGCAGCCGGATGACGAATCCGCCGACGCCGCACGGCTGGGTGTGGAGGACATCGTCCCGTTGCGCTGAGGCGGCACCGCACACCAGCAATTCTCCTGACTGAAGGGACACGCCTTGGCGGAACCACTTGACCGGTACGATGCCGATCTCACCACCTCCGAATTGGTGATTCTGGAGTTGGAGGCAACGGACAAGTCGGACGCCGCGGCGCAACTGGCCGAACGCCTCTTCGCCTCCGGGCGGGTCACGGACCTGCCGCGGTTCCTGGAACACGTCAACGCCCGCGAACACCAGCTCGCCACCGGCCTGCCGGGCGGGATCGGCCTCCCGCACGCCCGCAGCGAATTCGTCTCGCGGACCTCCATCGCCGTGGGAATCACCAAGTACGGCCACTCGCTGGACTTCGGTGCCGCGGATGGTCCGGCCACCGTCATCCTGCTGATCGCCACCCCTGCAAGCTCGTTCTCCGATCACCTGGAAGTGCTGGCCACGCTGGCCCGCTCCTTGTCCAAGGAGTCCTTCAGGGAGTCGCTGCGGCGGGCCTACGATGCCGAAGTCATCGCCGAGCTCATCAACTCCAGCCTGGTGTTCTTCGACCATTGAGTGGGGCAGGCCCTATCGTGTCGACTCCGTCGCCACGTAGGGACCCTGCTGCCCCACTCCAAGGCCGGGACGCACCTGGTCGTTTAGTTGTTCTACAGAAGAACGAAGTACGGTTAACACGTGTGGAAAACAGCCCTTAAGCCCCGATGGATCGCAGGCCTGGTCTTCGCGATCGTCGTCTCCGGGGTGTTTGTCCTGCTCAGCCAGTGGCAGTTCGGGCGGTCCACGCAGCCCGAAGCTGCGGTGAATCCCGCCACCGAAGAGGTCAGGGTCCTGACGGAAACGCTTGAGCCCGGCGCCTTTTTCCCCGGTACGGTGTCGGACCAGATGGTCTCCGCCGACGGAACCTACGACCCCGCCAAACAGGTCCTGGTGCCAGGCCGCCTGAAGAATGGCGAGAACGGCTACTGGGTGGTTTCCGCCTTCGCCGTGACCGGAGCGCCCGCGGTCACCGGCGTCGCTGCTTCACCCGAGACCTGGATTCCAGTAGCCCGCGGCTGGGTGGCGGATCCCGACGACGCCGGCGCACCGCCGTCGGGCGTGGTGAACCTGACCGGACGGCTGCTGCCGTCAGAATCGCCGCTGCCGTCCACCGCTCCGGAACCCGGACGCGCCTCCGCCGTGTCTGTTGCCGAACTCATCAACTACTGGGACGTCAGCATGTACCCGGGATTCGTGGCCGCAGCTTCCGAACTGGCGGCCGGGTCCGACATGTCCGCCGCGGCGGTTGACGGTGCCCTGAAACCCCTGGAAATCGGCCCCCAGCCGCCCGCGCAGCAGGTCAACTGGCTCAATCTCTTCTACTCGCTCGAATGGGTGGTGTTCGCCGGCTTCGCCCTGTTTATCTGGTGGCGCCTGGTCAAGGACGACTACCGGCGGGACCTCGAAGAGGAACACGACGACGATCCTCACCATGATGCACTGCCCACCCCAGCAACTTCTGAACAGCTCCAACAAAAGGTAAAGCCATGATCGAACCGAAACCGGCCGTCCAGCAGGATTCTGCGCAGGGCAAGGGCAAGAAGCGCCGCTTCGGCGGTACCGAGCGGCAGATCCGTTCCGCCCTGAAGTTCTATAAGGTGCTGGCGTACCTCACAGGCGCCATGCTGCTGCTGCTCTGCGCCGAACTCATCGCACGTTACGCCTTTGGCCAGTACCTGTTTGCCGGTGGCACCAACGCCGTCACGGGCCAACCGTTCGGTTTGGGTTTCGCCGACGCCGAGCCCAAGGGCGTGGTGGGCGGCGCGAACATCTCCGTCGCCGTGCTGATCGTCCACGGCTGGATGTACGTGGTGTACCTGATCTCCAACTTCCGTCTCTGGACGCTGATGCGGTGGCCGTTCATGAAGCTCATCCTCCTGGCACTCGGCGGCGTGGTGCCGTTCCTGTCCTTCGTGGTGGAGAAGAAGTTGCACGCCGAGGTGGAAGCCGAACTTGCCGCGAACCCGCAGGCCGCACAGCGGTACTGAGGAAGCGCAAGCGGGAGCGGCAACGGGACTGGGAGAGTCTGCTCCGTCACAGCGGGGCACGCGAAGGTGCGGCAGGGCGACGCCGCAAAGTAGGCTAGTGCGGTGACTACTCCCACTGCATCCCAGACTTCCCAGAAGCCGGTGCTGGTTGTTGACTACGGTGCCCAGTACGCGCAGCTGATTGCCCGCCGCGTCCGGGAAGCGAATGTGTATTCGGAAGTGGTTCCGCATACCTTCACCACCGAGCAGCTCCTGGCCAAGGACCCCGCCGCCATCATCCTTTCCGGTGGCCCCTCCAGCGTTTACGCGGACGGGGCGCCCGCCGTCGGCGCCGACCTCTTTGAGGCCGGAATCCCGGTCTTCGGCATCTGCTACGGCTTCCAGGCCATGGCCAACGCCCTGGGCGGGAAGGTCGACAAGACCGGCCTGCGCGAGTACGGCTCCACCCAGACCACCATCCTCGGCGAGGGCCGCTCCGTCCTCGAGGGGATGCCGCAGCACCAGAACACCTGGATGAGCCACGGCGACTCCGTGCACGAGGCACCCGAAGGCTTCGAAGTGCTGGCGACGACGGCCGGCGCTGAAGTGGCTGCCTTCGCAAACGAAGAGAAGGCCCTCTACGGCGTGCAGTGGCACCCCGAGGTCAAGCACTCGGCCTATGGCCAGCAGGTGCTGGAAAACTTCCTGTTCAAGGGCGCAAAGCTGGAGCCCAACTGGACCACGGGGAACATCCTCGAGGAGCAGGTGGACCGGATCCGTAAGCAGATCGGCGACGCCCGCGTTATCTGCGGGCTCTCCGGCGGCGTTGACTCCGCCGTTGCAGCGGCGCTCGTCCAGCGGGCCGTCGGCGACCAGCTGACCTGTGTGTTCGTGGACCACGGCCTGCTGCGCGAAGGCGAAGCCGAGCAGGTGGAACGCGATTTCGTGGCCGCCACCGGCGTCAAGCTGTATGTAGCCAACGAGCAGGAGCGTTTCCTGTCCGCCCTGGCCGGCGTCAGCGATCCGGAAACCAAGCGCAAGATCATCGGCCGCGAGTTCATCCGCGCGTTCGAAGAGGCTGAGCTGGCCATCATCGCCGAGGCCGCGGCCCATGGCGAGAAGATCAAGTTCCTGGTCCAGGGCACGCTGTACCCGGACGTCGTCGAATCCGGCGGCGGCGAAGGTGCTGCCAACATCAAAAGCCACCACAATGTCGGTGGCCTTCCCGAGGACCTGCAGTTCGAACTGGTGGAACCGCTCCGGGCACTGTTCAAGGACGAAGTCCGCGCCGTGGGCGCCCAGCTGGGCCTGCCGCAGGAAATCGTCGGCCGCCAGCCGTTCCCCGGCCCCGGCCTGGGAATCCGCATCGTCGGCGACATCACGCAGGAGCGCCTGGACCTGCTCCGCAAGGCGGACGCCATCGCGCGTGCCGAGCTGACCGCGGCCGGGCTGGACAACGAGGTGTGGCAGATGCCTGTGGTCCTGCTGGCCGACGTCCGCAGTGTGGGCGTCATGGGTGACGGCCGCACCTACGGCCACCCGATTGTGCTCCGCCCCGTTTCGTCCGAAGACGCCATGACGGCGGACTGGTCCCGCCTGCCGTACGATCTCCTGGCTCGGATTTCGAACCGGATCACCAACGAGGTGGAAGGCGTCAACCGGGTGGTGCTGGACGTGACCAGCAAGCCACCGGGAACCATCGAGTGGGAATAACAGTGTGAGTGGCCGGTCTCCGTCAGCGGAGGCCGGCCATTGCTGTCATCCGTTGAAATCCGCCGCAATTTGGCCTGATCCAGTGTTGCGGTCTCTCATCCCGGCTCCTTTGCGGCTACGCTCGAAAGTATGCCGGTATGGTCCAGGGCGTCACGTGCAAACGCAGAAAAGAAGGCAGTAGTGTCAGTTGGTCAAGGCCACGCGGAGGGTTCTGAGGAGCTCGGAAAATGGCTGTCCGGGCTTAAACCCGTCACCGGGGCAGACACCATGCTGCGTTTCACCAAGACCCCCGAAGGGTCCATTGACCTGACCCATGCGCACCCGTCAGGTCTGGCCCAGCTCATGGCCGGCCGCCGCACACGGTTGTCCACACTCATCCGCGACCACCAGCAGTACGTCGTCGCGGCCCGGGCATCGCGGAACATCCGCTCGAAAATCTTCGAACTCGGTAATGACCGTGGCATAGATGCCGGTTACCTATCCGCAGGCACCGTTGTGTGGACCTCCGCCGTTGGCGGCAAACCCCAGCGGGTTTCCGCGCCGGTGATGCTCACCGCAATCTCGCTCACGGTCCGCCCGGGTGAGGACGACTACGAACTGCAGCTCACCGAGCAGGCCAACATCAACCCGGCCCTGGTCCGGCACCTGAAGACCATCCATGGCATTGTTTTTGACGTCAACGCCGTGACGCGCCTCGCGTACAGCACCGCACGCTTCGATCCCCAGCCTGTCCTGGATAGGCTCGCAACCCTCATCCGGCCCATCCATGGCGCCGAAGCCCAGCACAATTTGCTGGTGTCTACTTTTGCGGACCTCTCCGGCAACCTGGACGACCCCTGGATCAATGAGGGCAACCCTCTGGTGGCCGCCCTGGCCAAGGCGGCCAGCGGTGAAGTCATTGATGTACCCGCGCCGGACCCCTCCCGCTTCCCGAGCGTGGACGCGCGACACCCGGACGACGAACTCCTCCTCCTCGACGCCGATCCGGACCAGCAGTACGTCATTGATGCCGCCCGCGCAGGAGACTCGCTGGTGGTCAGCAGCCCGCCGGGCACGGGACAGACCCAGACGGCCATCAACACCATCGGTGCACTGGTCGACGCTGGGCGGTCAGTCCTGGTGGTGGGTGACCGCCGGGCCAGCCTTAATGAAGTATCGGCACAACTGGAATCGCTTGGCCTTGAATCCATCCTGTTCCAGCTCTCCGGCACAGCCACACCGCAGCAGCTCAAGGCCCAGCTGGTGCGGGCCATCGTACGGAACGAAAAGTCACTCGAACCGCAGCTGGGGAACCTCCACCGGACCCTCACCGAGCACCGGCACGCCCTGATGGACCACGTGGCGTCCCTGCATAACGTGCGCCAGCGCTGGGGCTGCTCGCCGTATCAGGCCATGCAGTCACTGGCCGAGCTGACCTCCATCCACCCCGCCCCCGCCACCACCGTGCGGCTCAAGCGCAGTGTGCTGGACAGCATCCGCGACCGCAACGAGCTCGCCGGCAGGCTTCGCCGCGCTGCGGAGCTTGGCAGCTTCAGCCGCGCCTCCACTACCAGCCCGTGGCACGGCGCCCGGCTGCTCACCCGCAAGGAGACCGAGGAGGCCCAGGAACTGGCCCGGTCAGTGGCCAGGAACCTGCCTGTCCTGCGCGACCGGATGAACAGCGTGGCCGAACATGCCGAAATCCGGCTTGGCACGTCCTTCTCGGAGTGGGGGGAGCAGCTCGAACTCCTCATGGCTGTCCGCGAAAGCCTCGACAAGTTCACACCGGACATCTTCGACAGGCCGGTCAACGATCTCATCTCCGCCACGGCGTCCTCCGCCTGGCGCCGGGAGCGGAACGTCGACATGGCCTCCATGCAGCGTTCCCGCCTGCGCCGCGTCGCGAAGGAGTACGTCCGTCCGGGCGTCCACATCACCGATCTCCACAGCTCGCTGGTGCTGGTGCAGGACCAGCGTGCCCTCTGGTCCGGCTACGCCACCTCGCAGCGCCATCCGGCCGTCCCCTCGGGCCTTGCCGAAATGAACGTGATGTACCGGTCCCTGGACCGGGAGCTGACCCAGTTGGGGGAAGCCCTCCGGCACACGCAGGCCGGCGGTTCGCTGGCCACGGCCCGCTATGAGGAACTCATGGAGCGGCTGGAGCGGCTCGTGGCCGACACCCACACGCTGAAAACGCTGCCCGAGCGCACGCTGCTCGTGGAAAACATGCGCGAGCACGGCCTGGGGGAGCTCCTCGCCGATCTTGCGGAGCGGGAGGTTCCCGCAGAGTCCGTCGCAGCCGAGCTTGAGCTGGCCTGGTGGCAGTCCGCGCTGGAAGCGATGATCAGCGGCGACGATTACCTGGCCATGTCTGACGGGGACGCACTCCGGCAGCTTGAGGCCGAATACCGGCTCGCGGACAACGCCCATATTGCCAGCGGCGCGGCGCGCCTGCGCTGGGACCTGTCCGAACGGTGGCGGGCCGCGCTTGCGGAACACCCGCGCCAGGCCCAACTCCTCAGGAGCCTGCTCAAGGACGGCCGGGTTACCCTCGCCGCGCTGACGGCCCAGGCCGCCGAGCTGGTCCCCATGCTGGTGCCGGTCTGGTCAGTCAGCCCGTACCTCATGACCGGGCTCCTGCCGGCCGAACAGCGCTTCGACACCGTGGTCATCCTGGACGCCGAAGCGACGTCGCTGCAGGCCGTCCTGCCCGCCATCGCACGCGCCCGGCAGGTCATCGCTTTCGGTGATGCCAAGATTGCCAGCCCCCGGACGTTCACCGTGGGTGTTGAGCGGCTGGCCGCCGGTGAAGCGGCCCACCAGCGCGTCGAAAGCGCGTTCTCGGCGTTGTCTGCCATCCTGCCTGTCTGGCGGATGAATTTTGTCTACCGCGCGGTTGACGAGGACCTGGTCCTGCAGCTGAGCAAGAACTCTTACGACGGCGCCCTCCGCCGGCTCCCCGAGGGACAGTCCGCCACGGGCTTGGACAGGGCGCTCCTGGTGGAGTACCTTCCCGACGGCACCGGACTGCCCAGTGCCGACCACGAAGGCGTCGAATCCGTAGTGGCCGAGGTTAACCGGGTGGTGCAGCTGGTCTTTGAGCACGCCCGGACACGGCCGCGCACCTCGCTGGCAGTGGTCACCGCCAGCCTTCGCCATGCTGCCCGGATCGGTGAGTCCATTCGTCTTCAGCTGCCGAACCACCCGGGCCTGGCCAGCTTCTTCAGCGCAGGATCCGAGTCGTTCCGGGTGGTTGACCTTGAGCGGGCGCAGGGCCTGGTCCGTGACCATGTGATTTTTTCACCCGGTTTTGGCCGCACTCCGCACGGCCGGGCTTTGCACAACTTCGGACCCCTGTCCGCTGAGGGCGGGCGGGAAAAATTCGCTTTGGCGATGACGCGTGCACGGCGTTCACTCCACGTCCTGACGTGTTTCCAGCCCGAAGACCTCGATCACACGCGGCTGTCCTACGGCGCGGTGGACTTCTACGAGCTCCTCAACCGTGAGATTGCGGGAAAGACGGATCTCGGAACTCCGGCCTCGCGTGCCGCCGCCAGTGAGCAGGCGCTTGGGGCCGATCCCCTCGTCGCCGATCTTGGTGACCGGCTGCGTGCCCGGGGCGCCCGCGTCTGGCACCAGTACGACGGCGTGATTGACGTGGTGGCCGCAGCAGACCCGCTTAGCACCATGGGTCAGGACGACGCCGAGATTCCGCGGCCGGTGGCCATCGAATCGGATGGCACGGAGCAGTACCGCACCATGAGTGTCCGTGAGCGGAGCCGGCTCCGTCCGCAGCTGCTGGAACGGATGGGCTGGCGGTACATGCCGCTGTGGACCATCGAAGTCTTCACGGACCCGTCCGCGTGTGCGGACCGGATCGCGGGTTACCTGGGCCTTGAGAATATTCTGCCCCCCGGCCGGGGCACGGCCACGGGTGGATTCTTTGACGAGGACGTGGACCCGCTCGCGCTGGGGAACGAAGGAAACGACAGGAACGACGACCAGGCCGGACGCCTGGCCAGTGAGGAGGCGGTTGTTGTGACCCCACGGAACGCCGATCAGGCAGATACGCACGGTAACGACCACGCGGATGACGCACGAAACGGGAACGCGGCTGTGCCGGAGCGCCAGCTGCCAGAGACCGCGGGCGTCCTGCCCAGCAAGGCCGCGGAGGATGATCCGAAGCGCTGGGGCGATGGCCCCGACAACGATCACGACGCTTGGCTGAAGGAAAACAAGCCGCCGCACTGGAGCTGACCACCAGGCTCTGACGGCGTCATCCGGCACCGCCCTCGGGTCCCACCAGGACGAAAAACAGCTTGCCCTGCGTGGAGGCCCCGGCCAGTCGGGCAGCCTGCTCCGGGGCTGCCGCCACGACGATCAGCCCGTCGGTCTCGCCCGTGCCCAGCCACTGACCCGACTTGCCGCCCTGTCCCGACGTCCACAGGACGGGAACGGAGGAAGCCAGCACTTCTGAGGGGGATTGCTGGTCGAAGCCGTTCGCCCCGGTCAGGACCACGTTGACCAGTTGCCCGGGCGATACCAGCTGGATGGAGGAGGGATCGGCCATCCTCAAGGGCACGGCTGCGGAGCCCGGTGGCGTGCCGGTCAGGAGGCCGGGACCCAGCAGCAGGGAGTCCGTTACCAGTTGGCCCTTCCGAAGAGGGGCGGCCAGTTGTTTGCCCGCGGCTTCACTGGTGTGGGACATGGATCCGGCGGTCAGCATCCCCGGCGGGATCTTCGTTGCCGTCAGGTCCGTGGCTGTCAAGGCCGTTCCCGCGGGGAGATCCCGCGCCGCGGCCAACACCGAGACGGTGTCGGCGGGCGGGGGAGTGAGCTGATGGACCGTGATCCCGGCAGCAAGGCAAAGCAGGAGCGCTATCGCAAGGCGCCGGTTCCGGCCCAGCCAGGACAACAGCCTGTGGCCGCGCGCGCCCCGAGGGCGTGCTGACGGGAGCGGGCGGCGGGC
It encodes:
- a CDS encoding glycerol-3-phosphate dehydrogenase/oxidase, whose protein sequence is MNTVPNEGGVLGPAAREASIARLRATSEPGNELDILIVGGGIVGAGAALDAVTRGLSVGIVEASDWAAGTSSRSSKLIHGGLRYLEMLDFGLVKEALHERGLILSVLAPHLARPVPFLYPLTKPFLERPYVGAGIALYDAMSITGGHSRGVPFHKHLTRRGTLRAAPSLKKDAFVGSIRYYDGQVDDAKYVANLVRTGVHYGAHAVNQMAVVDFLREGERVVGAKVVNHEDGSQFKIKAKQVINATGVWTDETQAMVTDRGQLKVRASKGIHLVVPRDRFQSTVGLILRTEKSVLFVIPWGRHWIIGTTDTDWNLDKAHPAASSKDIDYILEHVNRVLKRPLTREDVEGVYAGLRPLLAGENDSTAKLSREHIVAHPVPGLVVVAGGKWTTYRVMAKDAVDEATRTMDERVPASCTETIPLLGASGFKAAWNRRSRTAEESGVHVARVEHLLNRYGSMTPEVLDIIARNPELAEPLPGADDYLQAEAVYAATHEGARHVHDVLTRRTRISIEAWDRGVSAVPVVAKLMGEVLGWSDVQRESEIKHYIARVEAERLSQQQPDDESADAARLGVEDIVPLR
- a CDS encoding DUF3817 domain-containing protein produces the protein MIEPKPAVQQDSAQGKGKKRRFGGTERQIRSALKFYKVLAYLTGAMLLLLCAELIARYAFGQYLFAGGTNAVTGQPFGLGFADAEPKGVVGGANISVAVLIVHGWMYVVYLISNFRLWTLMRWPFMKLILLALGGVVPFLSFVVEKKLHAEVEAELAANPQAAQRY
- a CDS encoding PTS sugar transporter subunit IIA, which produces MAEPLDRYDADLTTSELVILELEATDKSDAAAQLAERLFASGRVTDLPRFLEHVNAREHQLATGLPGGIGLPHARSEFVSRTSIAVGITKYGHSLDFGAADGPATVILLIATPASSFSDHLEVLATLARSLSKESFRESLRRAYDAEVIAELINSSLVFFDH
- a CDS encoding GuaB3 family IMP dehydrogenase-related protein, with amino-acid sequence MTYEIEIGRGKRGRRAYSLDDIAIVPNRRTRDPKDVSVSWQIDAYKFDMPVIAAPMDSAMSPETAIALGRLGGLGVLDLEGLWTRYEDPQPILDEIGALQDEVNSPAVTGRMQELYRAPIQPELITSRLAEIRAAGVTVAGSLTPQRTQEHYKTVVAAGVDIFVIRGTTVSAEHVSKDHEPLNLKQFIYELDVPVIVGGAAGYTPALHLMRTGAAGVLVGFGGGATATTRRALGIHSPMASAISDVAAARRDYMDESGGRYVHVIADGGMGTSGDIVKAIAMGADAVMLGSALARAEEAPGKGWHWGQEAHHLELPRGDRANVGTVGPLEEVLFGPGHHTNGTSNLIGALRRSMATTGYSDLKEFQRVDVVVSPYSGN
- a CDS encoding SURF1 family protein; its protein translation is MWKTALKPRWIAGLVFAIVVSGVFVLLSQWQFGRSTQPEAAVNPATEEVRVLTETLEPGAFFPGTVSDQMVSADGTYDPAKQVLVPGRLKNGENGYWVVSAFAVTGAPAVTGVAASPETWIPVARGWVADPDDAGAPPSGVVNLTGRLLPSESPLPSTAPEPGRASAVSVAELINYWDVSMYPGFVAAASELAAGSDMSAAAVDGALKPLEIGPQPPAQQVNWLNLFYSLEWVVFAGFALFIWWRLVKDDYRRDLEEEHDDDPHHDALPTPATSEQLQQKVKP
- the guaA gene encoding glutamine-hydrolyzing GMP synthase; this translates as MTTPTASQTSQKPVLVVDYGAQYAQLIARRVREANVYSEVVPHTFTTEQLLAKDPAAIILSGGPSSVYADGAPAVGADLFEAGIPVFGICYGFQAMANALGGKVDKTGLREYGSTQTTILGEGRSVLEGMPQHQNTWMSHGDSVHEAPEGFEVLATTAGAEVAAFANEEKALYGVQWHPEVKHSAYGQQVLENFLFKGAKLEPNWTTGNILEEQVDRIRKQIGDARVICGLSGGVDSAVAAALVQRAVGDQLTCVFVDHGLLREGEAEQVERDFVAATGVKLYVANEQERFLSALAGVSDPETKRKIIGREFIRAFEEAELAIIAEAAAHGEKIKFLVQGTLYPDVVESGGGEGAANIKSHHNVGGLPEDLQFELVEPLRALFKDEVRAVGAQLGLPQEIVGRQPFPGPGLGIRIVGDITQERLDLLRKADAIARAELTAAGLDNEVWQMPVVLLADVRSVGVMGDGRTYGHPIVLRPVSSEDAMTADWSRLPYDLLARISNRITNEVEGVNRVVLDVTSKPPGTIEWE